In Ectothiorhodosinus mongolicus, one DNA window encodes the following:
- a CDS encoding DUF2062 domain-containing protein has translation MARRLIKRLFPNYHAVRDYESLRLFGAVLHDPNLWHLNRRSVAGAFAVGLFIAFLPIPAQMIAAAAIAIMVRVNLPISALLVWVTNPLTMAPIYLTAYTVGRIILDEPKRGFSFELSIAWFTGELLTIWKPLLLGSLILSLVASLFGYLLIRLLWRLHILRRIQEKRQRFKEKRLSRRG, from the coding sequence ATGGCACGCAGGCTGATCAAACGTTTGTTTCCCAACTATCACGCGGTGCGTGACTATGAATCTTTGCGCCTATTTGGCGCGGTTCTCCATGACCCCAATCTGTGGCATTTAAACCGCCGCTCGGTGGCGGGCGCTTTCGCGGTGGGTTTGTTCATCGCATTTTTACCCATCCCGGCACAAATGATCGCCGCCGCCGCCATCGCTATTATGGTGCGCGTCAATCTTCCCATTTCAGCCTTACTAGTTTGGGTCACCAACCCCCTGACCATGGCGCCTATTTATCTGACGGCCTATACCGTTGGTCGGATCATTTTGGATGAACCCAAACGCGGGTTTTCTTTTGAGCTGAGCATTGCTTGGTTTACTGGCGAGTTATTGACCATTTGGAAGCCGCTACTGTTGGGCAGTTTGATCCTGTCCTTGGTGGCCAGTCTCTTCGGGTACCTGCTGATTCGTCTGTTATGGCGACTACATATCCTGCGCCGCATTCAGGAAAAGCGTCAGCGTTTTAAGGAAAAACGGCTTAGCCGTCGAGGCTGA
- a CDS encoding DNA internalization-related competence protein ComEC/Rec2, which translates to MHWVALCFLFGILIFQSLGDRPSVFFLAAAFLLPSLLTGSTLARLTAIIIAGFLWALFHAYLVSGAVLPPEQSGTELRLSGTIDNLPERAGQSLRFSFALDDGPVKRVRVSWHQPSVDLMPGDRWELNLRLRSPNGLRNPGGFDYERWLFLRGYAATASVRDPQTARYLGQSTQPLRALDRQRAKISKAIEQRLPEGAHTGVLRALAIGDRGGITRTQWDALLHTGTNHLMAISGLHVGLVAGLVFALIRYIWQWIPPLVLRLPAQRAAVMGAWCAACAYAALAGFSIPTQRALAMLSVALGALWLQRAVRPTRTIGLALFLVLLIDPRAPLDAGFWLSFAAVIVIIYSLAGRLSLPPKWVSIWRVQWVAGVGLLPITWVMFQHGSIISPLANLIAVPWVSFLVVPLTLMGAALLPIAPDIAGFLWWLAHGLTAILWPVLQWFADLPGAYWQMGPPLWTLWPALLGLIWWMAPAGLPGRWLGLILLIPLFTAGQSRLEEGSFHLRLLDVGQGLAAVVRTRHHLLVYDTGAQLSPRFNMGDAAVLPYLRQSRAPSIDVLMISHGDNDHIGGAAAIIRQWPIHTVLSRNPERFTLSAKDWCEKGQQWFWDGVHFQVLHPPPFWGDDNRSSCVLHVQGQGGSLLLAGDVEDLGEVVLLRHARDQLSADVLLLPHHGARGTLRPSFLEAVSPQVALVSRGFENSHRHPHPEIRQRLRSAHIPLLDTAAMGAIEIEFDAEQGVLIQGGFRHQSRRQWTRTSPIDWRAP; encoded by the coding sequence ATGCATTGGGTGGCGCTGTGCTTTCTTTTTGGCATTTTGATTTTCCAAAGTCTCGGTGATCGTCCCTCTGTTTTTTTTCTAGCTGCGGCTTTTTTACTGCCCAGCTTACTGACGGGTTCCACTTTGGCGCGTTTGACCGCCATTATCATCGCTGGTTTCCTGTGGGCGCTATTCCATGCCTATCTCGTCTCGGGAGCGGTTTTGCCCCCAGAGCAATCGGGCACAGAACTGCGGCTAAGCGGCACCATCGACAATCTTCCGGAGCGCGCTGGCCAAAGCCTGCGTTTTTCTTTTGCCTTGGATGACGGTCCCGTAAAACGGGTGCGCGTTTCCTGGCATCAACCGTCGGTGGATTTGATGCCGGGTGATCGCTGGGAGTTAAACTTGCGTTTGCGGTCGCCCAATGGCCTGCGTAATCCCGGGGGGTTTGACTATGAGCGTTGGCTGTTTTTGCGGGGTTATGCGGCGACGGCCAGTGTTCGAGATCCACAAACAGCGCGTTACTTGGGGCAGAGCACTCAGCCGCTGCGGGCATTGGATCGCCAGCGCGCAAAAATCTCCAAAGCCATAGAACAAAGACTACCCGAAGGCGCTCATACCGGGGTTCTAAGAGCTTTAGCCATTGGCGATAGGGGCGGTATCACGCGCACGCAATGGGATGCGTTACTGCACACCGGAACCAACCATTTGATGGCGATCTCGGGTTTGCATGTCGGGCTGGTGGCGGGCTTGGTTTTTGCCTTGATTCGTTACATCTGGCAGTGGATTCCGCCATTGGTTTTGCGGTTGCCGGCACAGCGCGCAGCGGTGATGGGCGCTTGGTGTGCGGCCTGCGCTTATGCCGCCTTAGCGGGATTTTCCATTCCCACGCAACGGGCTTTGGCCATGCTCAGTGTGGCTTTAGGCGCGCTTTGGCTACAACGTGCGGTCAGGCCTACACGCACCATTGGTCTGGCCCTATTTTTGGTCTTGCTGATCGATCCTCGCGCACCATTGGACGCCGGTTTTTGGCTGTCCTTCGCCGCGGTTATCGTCATTATTTATAGTTTGGCGGGGCGTTTGAGTCTGCCGCCCAAATGGGTCTCGATCTGGCGCGTGCAATGGGTGGCTGGCGTCGGCCTGCTGCCCATTACCTGGGTGATGTTTCAACATGGATCGATCATCTCGCCATTGGCCAACCTCATCGCCGTGCCCTGGGTGAGTTTCTTGGTGGTGCCGCTGACTCTGATGGGGGCGGCTCTCCTGCCTATTGCTCCTGATATAGCGGGATTTTTGTGGTGGCTGGCTCATGGGCTAACCGCCATTCTATGGCCGGTGCTGCAATGGTTTGCTGACTTGCCGGGTGCCTACTGGCAGATGGGTCCGCCCCTGTGGACTCTGTGGCCCGCTTTGTTGGGTTTGATCTGGTGGATGGCGCCCGCTGGCCTACCGGGACGCTGGCTGGGCTTGATACTGTTAATACCCTTGTTTACCGCTGGGCAATCTCGTTTAGAAGAGGGATCATTTCATTTGCGCCTGCTGGATGTCGGCCAAGGATTGGCCGCGGTGGTGCGCACGCGCCATCATCTACTGGTGTATGACACCGGAGCGCAACTCAGCCCACGCTTTAATATGGGGGATGCGGCGGTACTGCCCTATCTTCGTCAAAGCCGCGCACCCAGTATTGATGTCTTAATGATCAGTCACGGTGATAATGATCATATCGGTGGTGCTGCCGCCATCATCCGTCAGTGGCCGATACACACAGTGTTATCGCGAAATCCCGAGCGTTTTACGCTCAGCGCTAAAGACTGGTGCGAGAAAGGTCAGCAATGGTTTTGGGATGGCGTGCATTTTCAGGTGTTGCATCCGCCGCCTTTTTGGGGAGATGACAATCGTTCTTCTTGTGTGCTGCATGTTCAGGGGCAGGGCGGTAGTTTGTTACTGGCCGGTGATGTCGAAGATTTGGGCGAAGTGGTATTGCTGCGCCACGCTCGCGATCAATTATCCGCTGATGTGCTGCTTTTGCCACACCATGGTGCCCGAGGCACTTTGCGCCCGTCGTTTCTAGAGGCAGTATCGCCGCAGGTGGCGTTGGTCAGCCGAGGATTTGAAAACAGCCATCGGCATCCCCATCCTGAGATTCGCCAGCGCTTGCGTAGCGCACACATCCCCCTGTTGGATACCGCAGCGATGGGGGCGATCGAAATTGAATTTGATGCCGAGCAGGGCGTGCTTATCCAAGGAGGCTTTAGACATCAATCGCGACGTCAATGGACGCGCACCAGTCCCATTGATTGGCGGGCACCCTGA
- a CDS encoding MotA/TolQ/ExbB proton channel family protein, producing MFELMQAGGILMLPIMACSVIALAIVIERFWTLRRTEVVPPGLVAASLERVQQDRLDEQYLSSLRQGSPLGRILAAGLVNRRSSREVMKESIEEVGRQVAHRLERFLNTLGTIAAITPLLGLLGTVVGMIEVFAVITSVGVGSPGELAGGISVALITTAAGLSVAIPTLIFHRYFRGRVDELVLEMEQQAIMLIEVIKGERLEDPEVSGDS from the coding sequence GTGTTTGAATTGATGCAAGCAGGTGGCATTTTGATGCTGCCCATTATGGCCTGTTCTGTGATTGCCTTGGCCATTGTCATCGAACGATTTTGGACTTTGCGGCGCACCGAAGTCGTCCCCCCAGGGCTGGTCGCTGCGAGTCTGGAGCGGGTCCAGCAGGATCGTCTTGATGAGCAGTATTTGAGCTCCCTACGTCAGGGCTCGCCTTTGGGGCGTATTCTCGCTGCAGGTCTGGTTAACCGGCGCAGTTCCCGTGAGGTGATGAAAGAGTCCATCGAAGAAGTGGGGCGTCAAGTGGCGCATCGCTTGGAACGCTTTCTCAATACATTGGGCACGATCGCGGCGATCACCCCTTTGCTTGGCCTCTTGGGAACGGTGGTTGGCATGATCGAGGTGTTTGCCGTCATCACCAGTGTGGGTGTGGGTAGCCCGGGAGAGTTAGCTGGCGGTATTTCTGTCGCACTGATTACCACGGCTGCCGGCTTGTCCGTAGCGATTCCGACGTTGATCTTTCATCGCTACTTCCGCGGCCGGGTGGATGAACTGGTTCTGGAAATGGAACAGCAGGCGATTATGCTCATCGAAGTCATTAAGGGCGAGCGCCTCGAAGATCCAGAGGTGTCGGGCGACTCATGA
- the acs gene encoding acetate--CoA ligase, whose protein sequence is MSEVKLHAVPQDFAAKAHVNAADYEAMYQRSIKDPDGFWAEQAEAYLSWFKKWDSVRSGDFTGEAKITWFQGGKINVAHNCLDRHLETRGDQVALIWEGDDPSEDRKITYRQLHTEVCQFSNVLKEQGVGKGDRVSIYLPMIPEAAVAMLACARIGAVHSIVFGGFSPDALRDRIQDAEAKVLITSDQSLRGGRKVPLKTNADKAVAQCPSIKACFIVKRGGEPVEWDDKRDIWYHEAIAKASTDCPAEPMDAEDPLFILYTSGSTGKPKGVMHTTGGYLLQTAMTHKLVFDYKEGEVYWCTADVGWVTGHSYIIYGPLANGAISLMFEGVPNYPDNGRFWQVCDKHNVSTFYTAPTAIRMLMGAGDEFVTKHKRSSLRLLGTVGEPINPEAWEWYHRVVGDGRCPIVDTWWQTETGAHMIVNLPGAVDMKPGSATKPFFGVEPILVNDKGEELTETEAEGNLCIRNPWPSIMRSLWGDHKRFVETYFSMYPGLYFTGDGARRDKDGYYWITGRVDDVLNVSGHRLGTAEIESALVLHPKVAEAAVVGYPHDLTGQGIYAYVTLMAGEKGDDELAKELVTLVRKEIGPIAKINLLQFAPNLPKTRSGKIMRRILRKIAANELDSLGDTSTLADPEVVNVLIDHRLNK, encoded by the coding sequence ATGTCGGAGGTTAAGCTTCACGCAGTACCCCAAGATTTCGCGGCCAAAGCGCATGTCAATGCAGCCGACTATGAAGCCATGTATCAGCGGTCCATTAAAGACCCCGATGGCTTTTGGGCAGAGCAGGCAGAGGCCTATCTCAGCTGGTTTAAAAAATGGGACAGTGTCCGCAGTGGTGATTTCACCGGCGAAGCCAAAATCACCTGGTTTCAGGGCGGAAAAATTAACGTCGCGCACAATTGCTTGGATCGCCACTTAGAGACGCGCGGCGATCAAGTCGCCCTGATCTGGGAAGGCGACGATCCCAGCGAAGACCGTAAAATCACCTACCGTCAGCTGCATACCGAAGTATGCCAATTTTCCAATGTCCTCAAAGAACAAGGCGTGGGCAAAGGCGATCGGGTTTCCATTTATCTGCCGATGATTCCTGAGGCGGCGGTGGCCATGTTGGCCTGCGCTCGCATCGGCGCGGTGCACTCCATCGTCTTCGGCGGCTTTTCGCCAGACGCCTTGCGCGACCGCATTCAAGATGCTGAGGCCAAGGTCTTGATCACTTCCGATCAAAGCCTGCGCGGCGGTCGTAAGGTGCCACTGAAAACCAATGCCGATAAAGCCGTGGCACAGTGCCCCAGCATCAAAGCCTGTTTCATCGTCAAGCGCGGCGGCGAGCCCGTCGAGTGGGACGATAAACGCGATATCTGGTACCACGAAGCCATCGCTAAGGCCAGCACCGACTGCCCGGCAGAACCCATGGATGCGGAAGACCCACTGTTCATTCTCTACACCTCTGGTTCCACCGGGAAGCCCAAAGGCGTGATGCACACCACCGGCGGCTATTTGCTGCAGACAGCAATGACCCACAAGTTAGTATTCGATTATAAGGAAGGCGAAGTTTATTGGTGTACCGCAGATGTGGGCTGGGTCACGGGCCACAGCTACATCATCTATGGCCCGCTGGCCAATGGGGCCATCTCACTGATGTTTGAGGGCGTTCCCAATTATCCCGACAATGGCCGCTTCTGGCAGGTCTGTGACAAACATAACGTCTCGACCTTCTACACCGCACCCACCGCGATTCGCATGTTGATGGGCGCCGGGGATGAGTTTGTAACCAAACACAAGCGCTCCAGCCTGCGCCTTTTAGGTACGGTGGGTGAGCCCATCAATCCTGAAGCCTGGGAGTGGTATCACCGCGTCGTGGGGGATGGTCGCTGCCCCATCGTCGACACATGGTGGCAAACGGAGACCGGTGCGCACATGATCGTGAACCTGCCGGGCGCCGTCGATATGAAGCCCGGATCCGCCACCAAGCCCTTCTTCGGTGTCGAGCCTATACTGGTCAATGATAAGGGCGAAGAGCTCACCGAGACTGAAGCCGAAGGTAATTTGTGTATCCGCAACCCCTGGCCCAGCATCATGCGCAGCCTCTGGGGTGACCATAAACGCTTTGTCGAGACCTATTTCTCGATGTACCCCGGCCTGTACTTCACGGGTGATGGCGCACGTCGTGACAAAGATGGCTACTACTGGATTACCGGTCGCGTCGATGATGTGTTGAACGTCTCGGGTCATCGTTTGGGGACAGCGGAAATCGAATCCGCTCTCGTTTTGCATCCCAAAGTGGCTGAGGCCGCCGTTGTGGGTTACCCACACGACCTTACCGGCCAGGGCATTTATGCCTATGTCACTTTAATGGCCGGTGAAAAAGGCGATGATGAACTGGCTAAGGAATTGGTCACATTGGTGCGCAAAGAGATCGGGCCGATTGCGAAGATCAATCTACTGCAGTTTGCACCGAACCTGCCTAAGACCCGCTCAGGCAAGATCATGCGTCGTATTTTGCGCAAGATTGCTGCTAATGAGCTGGACAGCCTCGGCGACACTTCAACCTTGGCTGATCCCGAGGTGGTTAATGTACTGATTGACCATCGCTTAAATAAGTAA
- a CDS encoding NUDIX domain-containing protein gives MNWKLLNQEMLYDGFFKLRRLQLSHSRFAGGEPIEVQRELLDRGHAAGVLPYDPIADRVLLIEQFRVGALESPHSPWLIEIIAGMIGPGENPQEVVRREALEEANCPLQELVHVHDYYSSPGGTSERITIYVANADLTNAGGIHGLEYEGEDIRTHVLDAEEAFELLRQQRIDNAMGVIALQWLMLHREQIQAQWT, from the coding sequence ATGAACTGGAAGTTGCTCAATCAAGAAATGCTCTACGATGGATTCTTCAAGCTGCGACGCTTGCAGCTTAGCCATAGCCGCTTTGCCGGTGGTGAGCCGATTGAGGTGCAGCGAGAACTACTCGATCGTGGTCATGCTGCTGGCGTTCTGCCCTATGATCCAATAGCGGACCGAGTCTTGCTGATTGAACAGTTCCGCGTAGGCGCACTGGAATCGCCGCATAGCCCTTGGCTGATAGAAATTATCGCCGGCATGATTGGCCCGGGCGAAAACCCTCAGGAGGTCGTGCGCCGCGAAGCCTTGGAGGAAGCCAACTGCCCGCTACAAGAACTCGTTCATGTGCATGATTATTACTCATCACCCGGCGGCACCTCGGAGCGCATTACGATTTATGTCGCCAATGCCGATCTTACCAATGCTGGCGGCATCCATGGGCTGGAATATGAAGGTGAAGATATCCGCACGCATGTGCTGGATGCCGAAGAGGCCTTTGAATTGCTTAGACAGCAGCGCATCGACAATGCCATGGGCGTCATTGCCTTACAGTGGTTGATGCTGCACAGAGAACAAATCCAAGCTCAGTGGACCTGA
- a CDS encoding ExbD/TolR family protein, protein MRFRSEQAEDPGVNLTPLIDVVFLLLIFFMVSTTFDQDRLLQLELPKADSPLEDALPERIEVIVSADGSYQVQGLLLQQQTPEALKTAMTEALTGQASMPVIIRADARTAHQAVVTVMDIAAQLGLERVTIATLPGAGS, encoded by the coding sequence ATGAGGTTTCGTTCTGAGCAAGCTGAAGACCCCGGTGTCAATCTCACGCCGCTCATTGATGTGGTGTTTTTGTTGCTGATTTTCTTCATGGTCTCTACGACTTTTGATCAAGATCGATTGCTACAATTGGAACTGCCCAAGGCCGACTCCCCCCTGGAAGATGCGCTTCCAGAACGCATAGAGGTGATTGTGAGTGCTGATGGCAGCTATCAGGTGCAAGGATTGTTGTTACAACAACAAACTCCTGAGGCACTGAAAACGGCGATGACCGAAGCATTAACCGGGCAAGCGAGCATGCCCGTGATCATCCGCGCCGATGCCCGCACAGCGCATCAAGCTGTGGTCACTGTCATGGATATCGCCGCGCAGCTAGGTTTAGAGCGCGTCACCATTGCGACGCTTCCCGGAGCGGGGTCATGA
- the lpxK gene encoding tetraacyldisaccharide 4'-kinase: protein MRFWQQRGPVALVLWPLSLLYRLLAAWRRQRAQALAASRPRLAVRAVIVVGNLTVGGTGKTPLVIAVCQWLKTQGFRPGVISRGYGAKLGQRPLLVTPELSPQLGGDEPVLIAAATQCPVMIDADRYRAAQRLLEQSDCDIIVSDDGLQHHALSRDIEIALMDGDRRWGNGFCLPAGPLREPVSRWKTVDMRVVHGGEPMSEPQTYAMSLSAGPVYALGDKKQIRPLNEFSGQAVHAVAGIGHPPRFFALLRKAGLEVREHAFADHHAYTEGDLALSPEWPILMTEKDAVKCRTWAQAHHWVVPVTAECDPTFFTELAQRIAAVEEKKHG from the coding sequence GTGAGGTTCTGGCAACAACGTGGGCCCGTGGCGCTGGTGTTATGGCCGCTCTCCCTGCTTTACCGGCTCTTGGCCGCATGGCGGCGCCAACGCGCGCAAGCATTGGCTGCCTCGAGGCCGCGCCTAGCAGTGCGCGCTGTGATCGTGGTGGGTAATCTGACGGTCGGTGGCACCGGCAAGACCCCTTTGGTGATCGCTGTTTGCCAATGGCTTAAAACCCAAGGTTTTCGTCCCGGAGTGATCAGTCGCGGTTATGGCGCTAAGCTCGGGCAGCGCCCATTGCTGGTGACCCCAGAGTTGTCGCCGCAATTGGGCGGTGATGAGCCGGTATTGATCGCTGCTGCAACGCAATGCCCAGTGATGATCGATGCTGATCGTTATCGCGCCGCACAGCGTTTATTGGAACAAAGCGACTGCGACATCATCGTCAGCGATGACGGACTGCAGCATCATGCACTATCTCGAGATATCGAGATTGCTCTCATGGATGGTGATCGCCGTTGGGGTAATGGTTTTTGTTTGCCTGCGGGCCCATTGCGCGAGCCCGTATCCCGCTGGAAGACCGTGGATATGCGCGTGGTGCATGGGGGTGAGCCGATGTCCGAACCTCAGACCTATGCGATGTCTTTATCCGCCGGGCCTGTGTACGCGCTGGGGGATAAAAAACAAATCCGTCCCCTTAATGAGTTTTCTGGGCAGGCGGTGCATGCGGTGGCAGGGATCGGTCATCCGCCGCGATTTTTTGCGCTGCTTCGCAAGGCCGGGCTTGAGGTGCGTGAACATGCTTTTGCGGACCATCACGCCTACACCGAGGGTGATTTGGCGCTCAGTCCTGAGTGGCCCATTCTGATGACTGAGAAAGATGCCGTAAAATGTCGGACATGGGCGCAAGCCCATCATTGGGTTGTGCCGGTGACGGCGGAGTGTGACCCAACATTTTTCACTGAACTGGCGCAGCGGATTGCTGCGGTCGAGGAGAAGAAACATGGATAA
- the msbA gene encoding lipid A export permease/ATP-binding protein MsbA: MNHQVTPELSGWVVYRRLLSHSLNYWPLLVLAVLAMLLVALTEVGFAALMRPLMDGSFVERDPDVIRWMPLAILGLFLVRGIAEFGSRYTLSWVGRKVISEMRGTMFRHLLQMPVSFHDRNSAGQLISRFTYNVEQVAGAATDSITILVRDTLTVIGLLAWMFYLNWKLTLTVFIVAPVIGFLVDRITRRFRKISRRLQGSMGDVTHVTGEVMDGHREVKIFGGEQRERERFEAINENNRRLHMKLIATQAINTPIIQFFVAIALAVIVWMASNPGVVEEISVGTFVSFFTAMLLLLTPVKRLVDVNATLQRGIAAGQNIFALLDEQPEMDTGQRHLDRAKGALRFVGIGFAYETSGKPVLSNIDLDIQPGESVALVGRSGSGKTTLASLLPRFYDPSHGEIFLDGENILDYRLADLRRQIAYVSQHVTLFNDTIYNNIAYGADSDVVQEQDVIAAAEAAYAMDFIRELPDGLQTEVGDNGVLLSGGQRQRLAIARALLKDAPILILDEATSALDTESERYIQKALNNLMRDRTTLVIAHRLSTVEGADRIVVMQNGVIAEAGRHQELLAHNGIYAHLHQLQFGESENA; encoded by the coding sequence ATGAACCACCAGGTTACTCCTGAGCTATCCGGCTGGGTGGTTTACCGGCGGCTATTGAGCCACTCGCTGAATTATTGGCCTTTGCTGGTGCTGGCCGTGCTGGCGATGCTTTTGGTGGCTTTGACCGAGGTGGGGTTTGCAGCGCTGATGCGGCCGTTGATGGATGGCAGTTTTGTTGAGCGAGATCCCGACGTGATTCGCTGGATGCCCCTGGCCATACTGGGCTTATTTCTAGTGCGTGGTATTGCTGAATTCGGATCGCGTTACACCCTGAGCTGGGTGGGCCGCAAAGTCATCAGTGAAATGCGCGGCACTATGTTTCGTCATCTGTTGCAAATGCCCGTCAGCTTCCATGATCGCAATTCAGCGGGACAGCTCATTTCGCGTTTTACCTACAATGTTGAACAGGTCGCTGGAGCGGCCACCGATAGTATTACCATCTTGGTACGCGACACCTTGACGGTAATTGGTCTATTGGCGTGGATGTTTTACCTGAATTGGAAATTGACCCTGACCGTATTTATTGTCGCCCCCGTCATTGGTTTTTTGGTGGATCGCATCACCCGGCGTTTTCGCAAAATCAGTCGTCGCCTACAGGGCTCGATGGGGGATGTCACGCATGTGACGGGTGAGGTCATGGATGGCCATCGTGAAGTGAAGATTTTCGGGGGGGAGCAGCGCGAGCGGGAGCGTTTCGAGGCGATCAACGAGAACAATCGGCGTTTGCATATGAAGCTGATTGCTACTCAAGCGATTAACACGCCGATTATTCAGTTCTTTGTCGCAATCGCGCTGGCGGTTATTGTCTGGATGGCCTCTAATCCCGGTGTGGTTGAAGAAATTTCAGTCGGGACATTCGTGTCTTTTTTTACCGCCATGCTGCTTCTGCTTACACCGGTAAAAAGATTGGTGGATGTGAATGCGACGCTGCAGCGTGGCATTGCCGCAGGTCAGAACATTTTTGCGCTTTTGGATGAGCAGCCAGAAATGGATACCGGCCAGCGTCACTTAGACCGAGCCAAAGGCGCTTTACGCTTTGTGGGTATTGGTTTTGCGTATGAAACGAGCGGTAAGCCAGTGCTGAGTAACATCGATCTCGACATTCAGCCGGGCGAGAGCGTGGCACTAGTAGGACGTTCTGGCAGCGGTAAAACTACCCTGGCCAGTCTTTTGCCGCGCTTCTACGATCCCAGTCATGGCGAGATTTTCTTGGATGGCGAAAACATCCTTGATTATCGATTGGCAGATTTGCGGCGGCAGATCGCTTATGTCAGCCAGCATGTGACGCTATTTAATGACACGATCTACAACAATATCGCTTATGGCGCAGATTCAGATGTGGTGCAGGAACAGGATGTCATCGCCGCCGCCGAGGCAGCCTATGCCATGGACTTTATCCGCGAGTTGCCAGACGGTCTGCAAACCGAGGTGGGCGATAACGGCGTGTTGTTGTCAGGTGGTCAGCGTCAGCGCTTGGCGATTGCACGCGCTTTACTCAAGGATGCGCCCATATTGATCTTGGATGAGGCGACTTCGGCATTGGATACGGAATCTGAGCGCTATATTCAGAAGGCATTGAATAATCTGATGCGTGATCGCACCACCCTGGTAATTGCGCACCGGCTCTCCACCGTTGAGGGTGCGGATCGCATCGTCGTCATGCAAAACGGCGTGATTGCTGAGGCTGGGCGACATCAGGAGCTTTTGGCGCATAACGGCATCTATGCCCACCTCCATCAACTTCAGTTTGGTGAGTCAGAAAATGCCTGA
- a CDS encoding Trm112 family protein — MDKHLLEILVCPVTKGPLIWDKENQELISCSAGLAYPIKEDIPVMLEDEARSLSDEELARWKKAS; from the coding sequence ATGGATAAGCATCTGCTGGAAATTCTGGTTTGCCCGGTGACCAAGGGGCCGCTGATTTGGGATAAAGAAAATCAGGAACTCATTTCCTGCAGCGCAGGTCTGGCCTACCCCATCAAGGAGGATATTCCGGTGATGTTAGAAGATGAGGCGCGCAGTCTCAGCGATGAAGAGTTGGCTCGTTGGAAAAAAGCGTCCTGA
- a CDS encoding glycosyltransferase N-terminal domain-containing protein: MPDAYGQAVWPVLKANLLDRLQGQSHRARARMGRISAPGQKGRVVWLKAGATPTSVRLAAELTGALREKRLDIQLVMTFEQEYAREIAPRVQGLRRFGLGYGPCDQPAVVQRVLDRLKPLGVILVDTVQGPELLRQSALGGIPVIAYNTPPLGFEVTTACPRDAAQHASWQESGQAQQLLSAADPTTLWVESHTQATLRSMLPAHTAVFWWHGPQSHWPMFHRSWQASSLSDDSVLFVSLSGRGEWALDETVAQSFEHGLQRWDRHSFAKGQIIHMDHARWLPAVVSAAWAAHLIHPGQALMWQALAGSLALSDESTPEAVLADWQESVQAPMQRQQRADANRRRFWEERRHAREVVDVVLQQVFDW; this comes from the coding sequence ATGCCTGATGCTTACGGCCAGGCAGTCTGGCCGGTGCTAAAAGCCAACCTCTTGGATCGGCTTCAGGGGCAATCGCATCGCGCCCGAGCGCGTATGGGACGGATATCTGCACCGGGGCAAAAAGGTCGTGTTGTCTGGCTGAAGGCCGGGGCGACACCGACCTCGGTGCGGCTGGCAGCGGAACTCACCGGCGCCTTGCGTGAGAAACGCTTGGATATTCAATTGGTGATGACCTTTGAGCAGGAGTACGCTAGGGAGATCGCGCCTCGAGTTCAGGGCCTGCGGCGGTTTGGCTTGGGTTATGGCCCCTGCGATCAGCCGGCTGTGGTGCAGCGGGTCTTGGATCGACTTAAGCCCTTGGGTGTGATTTTGGTCGACACTGTGCAGGGTCCTGAGCTGCTGCGCCAATCCGCTTTAGGCGGCATCCCCGTGATTGCCTACAATACGCCGCCTTTGGGCTTCGAGGTGACAACAGCTTGCCCGCGCGATGCAGCACAACATGCAAGCTGGCAAGAATCTGGCCAAGCCCAACAGCTGTTATCAGCAGCTGACCCCACGACGCTGTGGGTAGAGTCACACACCCAAGCGACCCTGCGCTCGATGTTGCCGGCGCATACCGCGGTGTTCTGGTGGCACGGGCCACAATCGCATTGGCCGATGTTTCATCGTTCGTGGCAAGCATCCTCCCTTTCGGATGACAGCGTACTGTTTGTGTCCTTATCGGGCAGGGGAGAGTGGGCATTGGATGAAACCGTGGCGCAGAGCTTTGAGCATGGTTTGCAGCGCTGGGACCGGCACAGCTTTGCCAAAGGGCAAATCATTCATATGGATCATGCTCGCTGGTTGCCAGCGGTCGTCAGTGCTGCCTGGGCTGCGCATCTGATACACCCTGGTCAGGCGCTGATGTGGCAGGCCTTGGCGGGTTCTTTGGCATTGAGTGATGAATCTACACCAGAGGCCGTACTTGCCGACTGGCAGGAAAGCGTGCAGGCGCCGATGCAACGTCAGCAAAGAGCCGATGCCAACCGACGCCGCTTCTGGGAGGAGCGCCGCCATGCTCGCGAAGTGGTTGATGTCGTGCTGCAACAGGTATTTGACTGGTGA